The Ranitomeya imitator isolate aRanImi1 chromosome 8, aRanImi1.pri, whole genome shotgun sequence genome window below encodes:
- the LOC138648126 gene encoding uncharacterized abhydrolase domain-containing protein DDB_G0269086-like translates to MLSGHYPRDIDIQRKREMRLFSYFPRMSNFSGEGEKQSSHQVQHNQRHQACKENHSAKRIAKQPEPQNRQSHRAEKPEAQHNQRRQACKENHSAKRIAAQPEPQNRQSRSAEKPEALRKHKRRQNRRIAAQAEAAQAGAAQSEAAQAGAAQAEAAQAAQAEAAQAAQAEAAQAAQAEAAQAAQAEAAQAAQAEAAQAAQAEAAQAAQAEAAQAAQAEAAQAAAAQAEAAQAGAAQAEAAQAAAAQAEAAQAEAAQAEAAQAEAAQAEAGQAEAAQAEAAQAEAAQAEAAQAEAAQAEAAQSEAAQAEAAQAEEAQAEAEAAQAEAVQAEAAQAEAVQAEAAQAEAAQAEEAQAEAVQVFWQNPYEQTAPSVSGVFSRLQVSAQSTSLG, encoded by the exons ATGTTGAGTGGTCACTATCCCAGAGACATTGACATTCAGAGGAAGCGAGAGATGCGGCTTTTCTCTTACTTCCCCCGGATGTCTAATTTCTCTGGGGAAGGGGAGA agcagagcagccaccaggtgcaGCACAACCAGAGGCACCAAGCATGCAAGGAGAATCACAGTGCAAAGAGAATAGCAAAACAACCTGAGCCACAGAACAGGCAGAGCCACAGAGCAGAGAAACCAGAGGCGCAGCACAACCAGAGGCGCCAAGCATGCAAGGAGAATCACAGTGCAAAAAGAATAGCAGCACAGCCTGAGCCGCAGAACAGGCAGAGCCGCAGTGCAGAGAAACCAGAGGCGCTAAGAAAGCACAAGCGCAGGCAGAATCGCAGAATAGCAGCGCAGGCAGAGGCAGCACAAGCAGGGGCAGCGCAGTCAGAGGCAGCACAAGCAGGGGCAGCGCAGGCAGAGGCAGCACAAGCAGCGCAGGCAGAGGCAGCACAAGCAGCGCAGGCAGAGGCAGCACAAGCAGCGCAGGCAGAGGCAGCACAAGCAGCGCAGGCAGAGGCAGCACAAGCAGCGCAGGCAGAGGCAGCACAAGCAGCGCAGGCAGAGGCAGCACAAGCAGCGCAGGCAGAGGCAGCACAAGCAGCGCAGGCAGAGGCAGCACAAGCAGCGGCAGCGCAGGCAGAGGCAGCACAAGCAGGGGCAGCGCAGGCAGAGGCAGCACAAGCAGCGGCAGCGCAGGCAGAGGCAGCACAAGCAGAGGCAGCGCAGGCAGAGGCAGCACAAGCAGAGGCAGCGCAGGCAGAGGCAGGGCAGGCAGAGGCAGCACAAGCAGAGGCAGCGCAGGCAGAGGCAGCACAAGCAGAGGCAGCGCAGGCAGAGGCAGCACAAGCAGAGGCAGCGCAGTCAGAGGCAGCACAAGCAGAGGCAGCGCAGGCAGAGGAAGCACAAGCAGAGGCAGAGGCAGCACAAGCAGAGGCAGTGCAGGCAGAGGCAGCACAAGCAGAGGCAGTGCAGGCAGAGGCAGCACAAGCAGAGGCAGCGCAGGCAGAGGAAGCACAAGCAGAGGCAGTGCAG GTATTTTGGCAGAATCCTTATGAGCAAACTGCTCCTTCCGTCTCCGGAGTCTTCTCCAGACTGCAGGTTTCTGCTCAATCCACAAGTTTAGGTTGA